Genomic window (Leptolyngbya sp. 'hensonii'):
ATCTGGTCCGGATGCGGGCATTGATCTATAACAATGACCTGGGAACCGATATTCAAGAAGTAGACATTCCTGAAGACATGCAGGAAGTGGTTCAGGAGTATCGGGTCAAGCTAATTGAAGCGGTGGCTGAACTGGATGACACCCTGATGGAGAAATACCTGGAAGGGGAAGAGCTGACTGAAGCTGAAATCAAAGCCATGATTCGTAAAGGGACAGTTTCTGGCCAAATGGTGCCGGTGCTCTGTGGCTCTGCCTTTAAGAATAAGGGCGTGCAACTGATGCTGGATGCCGTTGTCGATTATCTGCCTGCCCCCATTGATGTGCCTCCGATTCAGGGAGCCCTACCAGACGGTACAACGGTAGAGCGGATGGCTGATGATGATGCCCCCCTGTCGGCCCTGGCGTTTAAGGTGATGGCAGACAAGTTTGTCGGTCGCCTTACCTTCGTGCGAGTGTATTCTGGGGTCTTGAAGAAGGGCAGCTATGTACTGAATTCCACGAAGAATAAGAAGGAACGGGTTTCTCGCCTGATTGTTTTGAAAGCAGACGATCGAATTGATGTTGAGGAACTGCGGGCAGGCGATCTGGGAGCAGTTCCGGGTTTGACCGATACCCTTACGGGTGACACAATCTGTGATGACAAAGCACCCGTCATTCTGGAATCTCTCTTTGTCCCTGAGCCTGTGATTTCCGTGGCAGTGGAGCCAAAGACAAAGCAGGATATGGAAAAATTGTCCAAGGCTCTGAAAGCTCTGTCAGAAGAAGATCCCACATTTCGAGTCAGTACTGACCCGGAAACCAATCAGACCGTGATTGCTGGTATGGGGGAACTTCATCTGGAGATCCTGGTTGATCGCATGCTGCGAGAGTTCAAGGTAGAGGCTAATGTTGGCGCACCTCAGGTGGCTTACCGGGAAACGATTCGGAAGGCGGTTCGCACTGAAGGTAAGTTTGTTCGCCAGAGTGGTGGTAAGGGTCAATATGGCCATGTTGTGATCGAAGTGGAGCCTGCTGAACCCGGTACCGGGTTTGAGTTTATCTCTAAAATCGTCGGTGGTTCGGTCCCGAAAGAATATGTCGGGCCAGCGGAACAGGGGATGAAGGAAGCCTGTGAATCGGGCATCCTGGCCGGATATCCTCTGATCGACGTTCGAGTCACAATGGTCGATGGCTCTTACCACGAGGTGGACTCCTCTGAAATGGCCTTCAAAATCGCCGGTTCTATGGCCATTAAAGACGGAGTGATGAAGGCTTCGCCTGTCCTACTGGAACCGGTAATGAAGGTGGAAGTGGAGGCCCCAGAAGATTTCCTGGGAAGCATCATGGGTAACCTGATTTCCCGGAGAGGACAGATCGAAGGCCAGAGCTCTGAGCAGGGCATTGCTAAAGTGGCCGCCAAGGTTCCACTGGCCGAGATGTTTGGATATGCCACCGATGTCCGGTCTATGACTCAGGGTCGAGGCATATTTACAATGGAATTCAGCCACTATGATGAGGTGCCTCGCAATGTGGCTGAGACAATCATTGCTAAGAGTAAAGGGAACGCATAATCAGCAAGTAAGAGGAACACAGAATCCATGGCACGCGCAAAGTTTGAACGGACTAAACCCCACGTTAATATCGGTACGATCGGTCACGTGGACCACGGTAAAACAACCCTGACTGCTGCAATTACCATGTCTCTGGCAGCAGCCGGTCAGGCAGCAGCTCGGAAGTACGATGAGATTGATGCCGCACCCGAAGAAAAGGCACGGGGTATCACCATCAACACCGCTCACGTCGAATACCAGACCGATAAGCGGCACTATGCCCACGTGGATTGTCCAGGCCACGCTGACTACGTGAAAAACATGATCACGGGAGCAGCCCAAATGGATGGCGCGATCCTCCTGGTTTCTGCGGCTGATG
Coding sequences:
- the fusA gene encoding elongation factor G, whose protein sequence is MARTVPLERVRNIGIAAHIDAGKTTTTERILFYSGVVHKIGEVHEGTATTDWMEQERERGITITAAAISTSWKNHQINIIDTPGHVDFTIEVERSMRVLDGVIAVFCSVGGVQPQSETVWRQADRYKVPRIAFVNKMDRTGANFFKVYQQIIDRLRAKAVPIQLPIGSEDVFKGIVDLVRMRALIYNNDLGTDIQEVDIPEDMQEVVQEYRVKLIEAVAELDDTLMEKYLEGEELTEAEIKAMIRKGTVSGQMVPVLCGSAFKNKGVQLMLDAVVDYLPAPIDVPPIQGALPDGTTVERMADDDAPLSALAFKVMADKFVGRLTFVRVYSGVLKKGSYVLNSTKNKKERVSRLIVLKADDRIDVEELRAGDLGAVPGLTDTLTGDTICDDKAPVILESLFVPEPVISVAVEPKTKQDMEKLSKALKALSEEDPTFRVSTDPETNQTVIAGMGELHLEILVDRMLREFKVEANVGAPQVAYRETIRKAVRTEGKFVRQSGGKGQYGHVVIEVEPAEPGTGFEFISKIVGGSVPKEYVGPAEQGMKEACESGILAGYPLIDVRVTMVDGSYHEVDSSEMAFKIAGSMAIKDGVMKASPVLLEPVMKVEVEAPEDFLGSIMGNLISRRGQIEGQSSEQGIAKVAAKVPLAEMFGYATDVRSMTQGRGIFTMEFSHYDEVPRNVAETIIAKSKGNA